In one Paramisgurnus dabryanus chromosome 21, PD_genome_1.1, whole genome shotgun sequence genomic region, the following are encoded:
- the rnf150b gene encoding RING finger protein 150, whose translation MALSVIQACRSLALSTWLLSFCFVHLLCLDFTVAEKEEWYTAFVNITYVDPDTAEFRTEKTECGRYGENALKTEARGVLAMPAAQQDRHACDPNTRFAPRVNGSWIALISKGNCTFKDKIRHAVGHNASAVVIFNVGSSNPNETITMPDRDIGDVVAIMIPELKGRELVLLLERNITVHMHITMGTRNLQKYVSRTSVVFVSISFIILMIISLAWLVFYYIQRFRYANARDRNQRRLGDAAKKAISQLQVRTIRKGDQETESDFDNCAVCIEGYKPNDVVRILPCRHLFHKGCVDPWLVDHRTCPMCKMNILKALGLTSSAECLNEFPLDYELAVGGVALNAMVMSDDVMPGDIAGGRDPGVRMVGLPQVLLDSEPLSQDTLPIEQSELQPIASGSSEGSLATGAGHSEIDTPTDDPKC comes from the exons ATGGCGTTATCTGTGATTCAGGCGTGTCGTAGTTTAGCCCTGTCCACCTGGCTGCTGTCTTTCTGTTTCGTGCATCTGTTGTGTTTGGACTTCACGGTGGCGGAGAAGGAGGAATGGTACACGGCGTTCGTCAACATCACGTACGTGGATCCGGACACGGCCGAGTTCCGGACGGAGAAAACTGAGTGCGGCCGTTACGGAGAGAATGCGCTCAAGACCGAGGCCAGGGGCGTTCTGGCGATGCCCGCCGCGCAGCAGGACAGACACGCGTGCGACCCCAACACCAGGTTTGCGCCCCGCGTAAACGGCTCGTGGATCGCGCTCATCAGCAAGGGAAACTGCACGTTTAAAGATAAAATCAGACACGCGGTGGGACACAACGCGTCAGCTGTGGTCATATTCAACGTGGGATCATCCAACCCCAACGAGACCATAACGATGCCAGATCGAG ACATTGGTGATGTGGTGGCCATCATGATTCCAGAGCTGAAGGGTCGTGAGCTGGTTCTGCTCCTGGAGCGAAACATCACCGTTCACATGCACATCACCATGGGAACGAGGAACCTACAGAAATACGTCAGTCGGACATCTGTGGTCTTCGTCTCTATCTCCTTCATCATCCTCATGATCATTTCTCTGGCCTGGCTCGTCTTCTACTACATCCAGCGTTTCAGATATGCCAACGCTAGAGATAGAAACCAG AGGAGACTCGGGGACGCCGCCAAAAAAGCCATCAGCCAGTTACAAGTGCGCACCATCAGGAAAGGCGACCAG GAAACTGAAAGTGATTTTGATAACTGTGCCGTGTGTATCGAGGGCTATAAGCCCAATGATGTCGTGAGAATCTTACCATGCAG gcaTCTCTTTCATAAAGGCTGTGTTGACCCTTGGTTGGTGGATCATCGCACATGTCCCATGTGTAAAATGAACATTCTCAAAGCTCTCGGCCTTACG TCCAGTGCGGAGTGTCTGAATGAGTTTCCTCTGGATTATGAACTTGCTGTGGGAGGTGTAGCACTCAATGCCATGGTGATGAGTGATGATGTCATGCCCGGGGATATCGCTGGAGGAAGGGACCCTGGTGTCAGGATGGTTGGTCTCCCTCAGGTCCTCCTGGATTCAGAACCTCTTTCACAGGACACCTTGCCAATTGAGCaaa GTGAACTACAGCCAATAGCCAGTGGCAGTTCAGAGGGGTCACTCGCTACAGGGGCGGGGCATTCTGAAATTGACACACCCACTGATGACCCAAAGTGTTGA
- the anapc10 gene encoding anaphase-promoting complex subunit 10: MAAATKTPPGTDPKQLERTGTVREIGSQAVWSLSSCKPGFGVDQLRDDNLETYWQSDGSQPHLVNIQFRRKTTVKMLCIYADYKSDESYTPSKISVRVGNNFHNLQEIRQLEMVEPSGWIHIPLLDLVNNPIRTFMIQIAVLANHQNGRDTHMRQIKVYTPVEESSIGKFPRCTTVDFMMYRTIR, from the exons ATGGCAGCTGCCACCAAAACCCCTCCAGGTACGGATCCCAAGCAGCTGGAGCGCACCGGTACCGTCCGAGAAATCGGATCACAAGCTGTGTGGTCGCTGTCTTCCTGTAAGCCAG gGTTTGGAGTGGATCAGCTGAGGGATGATAATCTGGAGACGTACTGGCAGTCTGACGGCTCTCAGCCACATCTCGTCAACATTCAGTTCAG GAGGAAGACCACTGTAAAGATGCTGTGTATTTATGCTGATTATAAATCAGATGAGAGCTACACTCCCAGCAAGATCTCAGTCAGAGTCGGAAACAACTTCCACAACCTGCAGGAGATTCGG CAGTTGGAGATGGTGGAGCCGAGCGGTTGGATTCATATTCCACTGTTGGATTTGGTGAACAATCCCATCAGAACCTTCATGATCCAGATCGCTGTGCTGGCCAACCACCAAAATGGGCGCGACACGCATATGCGACAGATCAAGGTGTACACACCCGTGGAGGAAAGTTCTATTGGGAAATTCCCACGATGCACCACTGTAGACTTCATGATGTACCGCACCATCAGGTGA
- the LOC135764988 gene encoding uncharacterized protein, which produces MLEKMQTCRVLLRVFVTLLMCDFGMFFTSSSLLPSESPPQDHTFNIFTPSVNITTTKLTTPRTERTTGLKTTNDNTTELNTADNTTIDLYVTKNKAFPYSNATSSTTKPMGKTNTIKDSSDSAGYTLAVIFLIIIVILIILLLGILYFLRKKGRSYSFDLTHTSANEHVEPFMDLDQQGVSYEHKDKDLSVSLDFTQDDKSNEKSSPIANGCTGEKTEQTTDSGNEEQNLPEENSFPSSPSLTPPMKKVEFNLDLDDFMSGESDVISPISEDSCDAAHNENNNNISDSGWGTAGEIFTEINLDEPKEQP; this is translated from the exons atgctGGAGAAGATGCAGACTTGTCGTGTGCTATTACGTGTTTTTG TTACTCTTCTTATGTGTGACTTTGGGATGTTCTtcacatcatcatcattattgcCTTCAGAGTCACCACCCCAGGATCACACATTCAACATTTTCACCCCTAGTGTCAACATCACAACAACTAAATTAACCACACCCAGAACTGAACGCACAACTGGACTAAAAACAACTAATGATAACACAACTGAACTTAACACGGCTGATAATACCACAATTGACCTATATGTTACAAAGAATAAAGCCTTTCCATACAGCAATGCAACCTCTTCAACAACTAAACCCATGGGAAAGACCAATACGATCAAAG ACAGTTCAGACAGTGCTGGATATACATTAG CTGTCATTTTTCTGATCATAATCGTGAtcctcatcattcttcttcttGGCATTTTGTATTTCTTGAGGAAGAAAGGAAGG AGTTATTCATTTGACCTGACTCACACCAGTGCCAATGAACACGTTGAGCCGTTCATGGACCTCGATCAACAAGGCGTAAGCTATGAACACAAGGACAAAG ATTTGTCTGTGAGTCTGGACTTTACGCAGGACGACAAATCTAATGAAAAGTCCAGCCCGATTGCCAACGGTTGCACTGGAGAGAAAACTGAACAAACAACTGATTCGGGAAACG AAGAGCAGAATCTTCCAGAAGAGAACAGTTTCCCCTCGAGCCCCAGTCTGACTCCACCGATGAAGAAAGTTGAGTTTAATCTGGATCTTGATGACTTCATGAGTGGAGAATCTGACGTGATCAGTCCGATTTCAGAGGACTCTTGTGATGCGGCGCATaatgaaaacaacaacaacatctcTGATTCTG GATGGGGAACAGCAGGAGAGATCTTCACTGAAATTAATCTAGATGAGCCAAAAGAACAACCATAG
- the abce1 gene encoding ATP-binding cassette sub-family E member 1 gives MADKNTRIAIVNHDKCKPKKCRQECKKSCPVVRMGKLCIEVSPQSKIVWISESLCIGCGICIKKCPFGALSIVNLPSNLEKETTHRYCANSFKLHRLPIPRPGEVLGLVGTNGIGKSTALKILAGKQKPNLGRFDAPPDWQEILTYFRGSELQNYFTKILEDDLKAIVKPQYVDQIPKTVKGSVGAILSRKDDTKSEELVCEQLDLLHLRDRNVEDLSGGELQRFACAVVCIQRADIFMFDEPSSYLDVKQRLRAAITIRSLISPDRYIIVVEHDLSVLDYLSDFICCLYGVPSAYGVVTMPFSVREGINIFLDGYVPTENLRFRETSLVFKVAETAAEEEVKKLCRYQYPDMKKSMGEFSLRITEGEFTDSEIMVMLGENGTGKTTFIRMLAGGLKPDGGGEVPILNVSYKPQKISPKFKGSVRALLHDKIRDAYTHPQFVTDVMKPMQIESIIDQDVQNLSGGELQRVALALCLGKPADVYLIDEPSAYLDSEQRLMAARVIKRFILHAKKTAFVVEHDFIMATYLADRVIVFDGNPSKSTVANAPQNLLAGMNKFLSQLGITFRRDPNNFRPRINKLNSIKDVEQKKSGNYFFLDD, from the exons ATGGCTGACAAAAACACCAGAATCGCTATCGTGAACCATGACAAATGTAAACCCAAGAAATGCCGTCAGGAGTGCAAGAAGAGCTGTCCTGTGGTGCGCATGG GTAAACTGTGTATTGAGGTCTCTCCTCAGAGTAAAATCGTTTGGATCTCTGAATCTCTCTGCATCGGCTGTGGTATCTGCATTAAG AAATGTCCATTTGGCGCTCTGTCAATCGTAAACCTGCCAAGCAACTTGGAGAAGGAAACCACTCACAGATATTGTGCCAACTCCTTTAAACTTCACAG GTTGCCCATCCCTCGTCCAGGAGAGGTGCTGGGGCTCGTGGGTACCAATGGTATTGGAAAGTCCACTGCTCTTAAGATTCTGGCTGGAAAGCAGAAGCCAAATCTCGGCAGATTTGAC GCTCCCCCCGACTGGCAGGAGATCTTGACGTATTTCCGTGGCTCTGAGCTGCAGAATTACTTCACCAAGATTCTGGAAGATGATCTGAAGGCCATCGTGAAACCACAGTATGTTGATCAGATCCCCAAAACCGTTAAG GGGTCAGTAGGAGCCATTCTGAGCAGGAAGGATGACACCAAATCAGAGGAGCTGGTGTGTGAACAGCTAG atCTGTTGCACTTGCGTGATCGTAATGTTGAGGACCTATCAGGAGGAGAGCTGCAGAGATTCGCCTGTGCGGTTGTGTGCATTCAGAGAGCTGATAT TTTCATGTTCGATGAGCCGTCCAGTTATCTCGACGTCAAACAGAGGCTGAGAGCTGCCATCACGATTCGCTCCCTCATCTCTCCAGACAG atACATCATAGTAGTGGAGCATGATCTGAGTGTGTTGGATTACCTGTCCGACTTCATTTGCTGTCTGTATGGAGTTCCCAGCGCTTATGGAGTGGTGACCATGCCCTTCAGCGTCAGAGAAG GAATTAATATATTCTTGGACGGTTACGTGCCGACGGAGAACCTGCGCTTCAGAGAGACGTCGCTGGTGTTTAAGGTGGCAGAGACGGCCGCTGAGGAGGAAGTGAAGAAACTTTGTCGTTATCAGTACCCCGACATGAAGAAGAGCATGGGAGAGTTCTCGCTCCGCATCACTGAAGGAGAGTTTACAGATTCTGAGATCATGGTCATGCTGGGAGAGAACG GAACTGGGAAGACAACATTTATCAGAATGCTCGCTGGAGGCCTTAAACCAGATGGAGGAG GTGAAGTGCCCATCCTGAACGTCAGCTACAAACCACAGAAGATCAGCCCTAAGTTTAAA ggCAGCGTACGAGCTCTGCTGCACGATAAGATCAGAGATGCGTACACGCATCCACAGTTTGTCACTGATGTCATGAAGCCCATGCAGATAGAGAGCATCATCGACCAGGAT gtTCAGAATCTGTCTGGTGGTGAGTTGCAGCGTGTGGCTCTGGCTCTGTGTTTAGGGAAACCAGCAGATGTGTATTTGATCGATGAGCCTTCTGCTTACTTGGACTCTGAGCAGCGTCTGATGGCTGCCAGAGTTATCAAACG ATTCATTCTCCATGCGAAGAAGACGGCTTTTGTGGTGGAGCACGACTTTATCATGGCTACTTACCTGGCGGACCGAGTCATTGTGTTCGACGGCAATCCCTCCAAAAGCACCGTCGCCAATGC TCC